One Metamycoplasma canadense DNA segment encodes these proteins:
- the asnA gene encoding aspartate--ammonia ligase: MIKSKLNLKETQFAIEKLKDVFSSKLRKNLGLTRVSAPLFLKKKTGLNDGLNGEQAVTFKPKNIVENVEIVHSLAKWKRDALNRYNFFLYEGIYTDMNAIRQEEDIDLTHSFYVDQWDWEMVIDKNDRNIPFLKKIVKKIYKTLRTTEKEINKIYTNLNTKLPENITFISSKELYKLYPLLTPAEREYEIVKKNKAVFIYQIGNKLPDGIPHSKRAKDYDDWKLNGDLVVYDQVNDIALELSSMGIRVDSTALIKQYKLDKQKISEISPYHKSVLENKLPLTIGGGIGQSRIAMFLLEKEHIGEVQVSVWDEKTINFANENDIILL; encoded by the coding sequence ATGATAAAATCAAAATTAAATCTAAAAGAAACTCAATTTGCTATTGAAAAATTAAAAGATGTTTTTTCATCTAAATTAAGAAAAAATCTTGGTTTAACAAGAGTATCAGCTCCACTTTTTTTAAAAAAGAAAACTGGTTTAAATGATGGTTTAAATGGTGAACAAGCTGTTACATTTAAGCCTAAAAATATAGTTGAAAATGTTGAAATAGTTCACTCATTAGCAAAATGAAAAAGAGATGCTTTAAATCGTTATAATTTCTTTTTATACGAAGGTATTTACACCGATATGAATGCTATTAGACAAGAAGAAGATATTGATTTAACGCATTCATTTTATGTTGATCAATGAGATTGAGAAATGGTTATTGATAAAAATGATCGTAATATACCTTTTTTAAAAAAAATTGTTAAAAAAATATATAAAACTCTAAGAACCACTGAAAAAGAAATTAATAAAATATATACAAATTTAAATACTAAACTTCCAGAAAACATAACATTCATATCTTCAAAAGAACTTTATAAACTTTATCCTTTATTAACACCAGCAGAAAGAGAGTATGAAATAGTTAAAAAAAATAAAGCAGTTTTTATTTATCAAATAGGAAACAAACTGCCTGATGGAATCCCTCATTCAAAAAGAGCAAAAGATTATGATGATTGAAAATTAAATGGGGATTTAGTTGTCTATGATCAAGTAAATGACATTGCTCTTGAATTAAGTAGCATGGGAATTAGAGTTGATTCAACAGCACTTATAAAGCAATATAAATTAGACAAACAAAAAATTAGTGAAATTTCTCCATATCATAAATCTGTTTTAGAAAATAAATTACCTTTAACAATTGGCGGTGGCATTGGTCAATCAAGAATAGCAATGTTTCTTTTAGAAAAAGAACATATTGGTGAAGTTCAAGTTAGTGTTTGGGATGAAAAAACTATAAATTTTGCCAATGAAAACGATATTATTCTGCTTTAA
- the metK gene encoding methionine adenosyltransferase: MKKLLTSESVGAGHPDKICDQISDSIVDALLKQDKYSRVACDVIANDDLIYIGGQITTKGYIDTIKEAWKILKNLGYNENDFKIINAITGQSPDIAQGVNKSDNKELGAGDQGILFGYATNENEFYMPWTIVLAHELVKRAEKLRKEKKFPFAKSDMKSQVTIEYDDKKNTYEVKKVLMSIQHEENFNDLKFKKFIKENIIDFILKKYNFNLNYELLINPTGRFVVGGPIGDTGLTGRKIIVDTYGGFAHHGGGAFSGKDATKIDRSAAYMARYIAKNLVAAGIAEKIEIQLSYAIGLPNPQSIYVDTFNSSMYKEELIIKAINSIFDLSVEGIINTLDLLRPIYLQTATFGHFGRNDLDLSWEKLDKIEKIKDFFKNY, from the coding sequence ATGAAAAAATTACTTACTTCAGAAAGTGTAGGAGCAGGACATCCTGATAAAATTTGTGACCAAATTTCAGATTCAATTGTTGATGCTCTTTTGAAACAAGATAAATATTCACGCGTTGCCTGTGATGTTATAGCTAATGACGATCTAATTTATATTGGTGGACAAATTACTACAAAAGGATATATTGATACAATTAAAGAAGCCTGAAAAATATTAAAAAATTTAGGCTACAATGAAAATGATTTTAAAATAATTAACGCTATTACTGGACAAAGTCCGGATATAGCTCAAGGTGTAAATAAAAGCGATAATAAGGAATTAGGAGCTGGAGATCAAGGAATATTATTTGGATATGCAACAAATGAAAATGAATTTTATATGCCTTGAACTATTGTTTTAGCACACGAACTTGTAAAACGAGCTGAAAAATTAAGAAAAGAAAAGAAATTCCCTTTTGCAAAATCTGATATGAAAAGCCAAGTCACTATTGAATATGATGATAAAAAAAATACTTACGAAGTTAAAAAAGTTTTAATGTCTATTCAACATGAAGAAAATTTTAATGATTTAAAATTTAAAAAATTTATTAAGGAAAATATTATAGATTTTATACTTAAAAAATATAATTTTAATTTAAATTACGAACTTTTAATTAATCCTACAGGAAGATTTGTTGTTGGAGGCCCAATTGGTGATACAGGTTTAACCGGACGTAAAATAATAGTTGATACTTATGGCGGTTTTGCTCATCACGGCGGTGGTGCTTTTTCAGGAAAAGATGCTACTAAAATCGATAGAAGTGCTGCTTATATGGCAAGATATATTGCTAAAAATTTAGTAGCAGCTGGAATTGCTGAAAAAATTGAAATTCAACTTTCGTATGCAATCGGTCTACCAAATCCTCAATCAATATATGTTGACACCTTTAATTCAAGCATGTATAAGGAAGAATTAATAATAAAAGCTATTAATTCTATATTTGATTTAAGCGTTGAAGGGATAATTAATACCTTGGATTTATTAAGACCAATTTACTTACAAACTGCAACTTTTGGTCATTTTGGAAGAAATGATTTAGACCTAAGTTGAGAAAAATTAGACAAGATTGAAAAAATAAAAGATTTTTTTAAAAATTATTAA
- the msrA gene encoding peptide-methionine (S)-S-oxide reductase MsrA, whose translation MIKTIYLAGGCFWGVQAYFSHVKGIIDSKVGYANGLTKKTTYQQIKFTQHAETLQLKYDSDQISLEEIILHLFRFIEPDSLNKQGVDTGIQYRTGVYYLDEIDFLKINKLFEILKKDYKEFYVELKKLDNFCLAEEYHQNYLVKNPLGYCHVNLLVDFNLTNKEKEILDLLK comes from the coding sequence ATGATTAAAACTATTTATTTAGCCGGGGGATGCTTTTGAGGGGTACAAGCATATTTTTCACATGTTAAAGGAATCATAGATTCTAAAGTTGGATACGCTAATGGTTTAACTAAAAAAACCACATATCAACAAATAAAATTTACACAACATGCTGAAACCTTGCAACTAAAATATGATTCAGATCAAATTTCATTAGAAGAAATAATTTTACATTTATTTAGATTTATTGAACCTGATTCATTAAATAAACAAGGTGTTGACACTGGGATTCAATATAGAACTGGGGTTTATTACCTAGATGAAATTGATTTTTTAAAAATAAATAAATTATTTGAAATTTTAAAAAAAGATTATAAAGAGTTCTATGTCGAGCTTAAAAAACTGGATAATTTTTGTTTAGCAGAAGAATATCATCAAAATTATTTAGTAAAAAATCCACTTGGATACTGCCATGTTAATTTATTAGTTGATTTTAATTTAACTAATAAAGAAAAAGAAATCTTAGATTTATTAAAATAA
- the ychF gene encoding redox-regulated ATPase YchF: MSLKAGIVGLPNVGKSTLFSALTLNEVEAANYAFTTIEPNVAIVNLEDERLYNLAKIVNAKKITPATFQFVDIAGLVEGASKGEGLGNKFLANIREVDAIVHVVRCFENDNIVHVNNKINPIEDLKIINLELILSDLQTVENILNRIGKRALNSNDKELKKEYDLLLEIKKHLMDEKMLKNIDFSQEQLAFIKNYQFLTLKPTIYVANLDVNSYKNINEAKYYLALKNELEKAKEIIIPICIKIEYEVSQFSKDEKNMFLNEYNISQSGLDTIISKSFYLLNQSTYFTAGETETRAWVFKNGMNAAECAGIIHTDFEKKFVKAEVIKYDDYILYKGEKLAKEAGKMSLEGRNYLMQDGDVCYFKIAK; encoded by the coding sequence ATGTCATTAAAAGCCGGTATTGTAGGACTTCCTAATGTTGGAAAGTCAACACTTTTTTCTGCATTAACATTAAATGAAGTTGAAGCAGCAAATTATGCTTTTACAACGATTGAACCAAATGTTGCAATTGTTAATTTAGAAGATGAAAGACTTTATAATCTTGCTAAAATTGTAAATGCTAAAAAAATAACTCCAGCTACTTTTCAGTTTGTGGATATTGCTGGTTTAGTTGAAGGCGCTTCAAAAGGAGAAGGATTAGGAAATAAATTTCTAGCAAATATTCGCGAAGTTGATGCGATTGTTCATGTTGTAAGATGTTTTGAAAATGATAATATTGTTCATGTTAACAATAAAATTAATCCTATTGAAGACTTAAAAATAATTAACTTAGAACTTATTTTATCTGATTTGCAAACAGTTGAAAATATTTTAAATCGTATCGGAAAAAGGGCGCTTAATTCAAATGATAAAGAATTAAAAAAAGAATATGATCTTCTTTTGGAAATTAAAAAACATTTAATGGATGAAAAAATGCTTAAAAATATTGATTTTTCACAAGAGCAATTAGCTTTTATTAAAAACTATCAATTTTTAACATTAAAACCAACTATTTATGTTGCAAATTTAGATGTTAATTCATATAAAAATATTAATGAAGCAAAATATTACTTAGCACTAAAAAATGAACTTGAAAAAGCTAAAGAAATAATTATTCCAATTTGTATAAAAATTGAATATGAAGTATCACAATTTTCTAAAGATGAAAAAAATATGTTTTTAAATGAGTATAATATTTCTCAATCTGGACTTGATACTATTATTTCAAAAAGTTTTTATTTATTAAATCAATCTACTTATTTTACTGCCGGCGAAACTGAAACTCGTGCATGAGTTTTTAAAAATGGTATGAATGCTGCTGAATGTGCGGGTATTATTCACACAGATTTTGAAAAAAAATTTGTTAAAGCGGAAGTTATTAAATATGATGACTATATTTTATATAAAGGCGAAAAATTAGCAAAAGAAGCTGGCAAAATGTCATTAGAAGGTCGAAATTATTTAATGCAAGACGGTGATGTTTGCTATTTTAAAATTGCGAAATAA